The following proteins are encoded in a genomic region of Ostrea edulis chromosome 7, xbOstEdul1.1, whole genome shotgun sequence:
- the LOC130047737 gene encoding cerebellin-3-like, whose product MLQVLYLLICMVALSRSDCPCKNEIRNYNICTKSANSCGLHLSEFEECIKNRFTSMETELTTLKTYLSGKKPVSFMAQPSSRFKSSSGKFLKFGRVATNKGNGYDGKTGVFTAPVAGTYSFTLTIGMPTPSSTSDYLRLHILHNNYQVGFWWTPWVGKWIKISENILLDMKKGDNVRIKVYSWPKEFQYIGGTTHSNFNGFLIQ is encoded by the exons ATGTTACAGGTGCTTTATCTGCTGATTTGTATGGTTGCCTTGTCTCGATCTGACTGTCCGTGTAAGAATGAAATAAGAAACTACAACATCTGCACGAAGTCTGCCAATTCATGTGGTCTTCACCTCAGCGAATTTGAAGAGTGTATAAAGAACAGATTTACTTCAATGGAGACCGAATTGACAACTTTGAAAACATATCTTTCAG GTAAAAAGCCTGTCTCTTTCATGGCTCAACCATCCTCAAGGTTCAAATCTTCGTCTGGGAAGTTTCTTAAATTTGGAAGAGTTGCAACCAATAAAGGGAACGGATACGACGGTAAGACTGGTGTGTTTACCGCCCCTGTAGCAGGAACCTACTCCTTTACTCTTACCATCGGTATGCCTACACCCTCCAGCACGTCAGACTACTTGAGGTTACATATACTACATAACAATTATCAAGTTGGATTTTGGTGGACTCCATGGGTGGGAAAGTGGATTAAAATCTCCGAAAATATTCTTCTTGACATGAAGAAGGGAGACAACGTACGCATCAAGGTGTACTCATGGCCAAAAGAGTTTCAGTATATCGGAGGTACAACCCATTCCAACTTCAATGGTTTCTTAATACAATGA